The DNA sequence ATTTACGATCTGTTTTCACAAGGTTCATTTTAATCAAATAAGCCACCATTACTCCCATAATAAATTCAAGGTTATAAAGATTGAAAATGAGTTTAAGGAATGGGTGTTCGAATATTAGGTGAGAAATACTTGTGCCGATAATGCCCAAAAGCCAAACGATTAAAATGACATACCAGAGTTTTTTTGAGAAAAAATTTAAACTGTACATCAAGTAAAAAAACATTTCAAAAACAAGGGTCCAGGCAACCGAAAGTGCTGGATTTCCGTCAGGAATTAAAAGCACAGACGTGAGTAAACTCATCGATCGATCAGAATTACTGGAGCCTGGAAAAAGAAAATAAAGCAGTATCATGGCAAATGACACTGGAAGATAAGGCACATAAATTCTGATCACCCTATTAAAAGTATATTTTTTTAAATAGCCAGTCTGTCCTCTATAATTATAAGTCGTGTAAGCAATAATAAAACCTGATAATACAAAGAAAAAATCTACCCCTAACTTTCCAACTGAAGCGATGAAGGCAAGTGCAGCATTATCCAATTTAAGATAATGTTCAAAAGAAGCATAAGAGTGGTGAACCACTACTAATAAAGAAGCAATTCCCCTATAAATCTGCAGAATGTCAAAATATCTTTTGTTTTCCATTGCTGCTATTTATTTGTTCGTTCTAGTATTTCTTTCCATTTTTTAGAAGTGGCCTGAAGAGAAAATTTCCCCTCTACTTCTTCCCTTCCTTTCTGTCCCATTCTATTCCTTTCCTCTATATTTGTTTTCAGGTATTTTATTTTCTCTAGCCATTCTTTTTCACCATTTACTAAAAAGCCATTTTCACCTTCATTAATAACTTCATTGTTCATCCCAACGGGTGAGGCGATTGCTGGAATACTGCACGCAAAATACTGGATTATTTTATAGGAGCACTTTCCTTTTTCCCAAAGAGAATCCTGCAACGGCATGATGCCCATATCAAACTGACGAATATGTTCCACTTCGGTTTCTTCAGTCCAGGGAATATATTTTACATTTTTTCCCAAATTCATATCTTCGGTGATGCCTACAATATGAAATTCTATAGTTGCATCCTCCTGTAATTTTATAATCCAATTCCTTTGAGGCAGCAAATGCTTTTCAAAAGTAGATTTGGTCCCAATCCAGCCAATAACAAATTTTTCAGATTCTTTCTTTACTTGGAAAGGATACCGTTCCAGATCAATAACCGTTGGTATAATCTCTATTTTTTGCGCTCCGGCTTTTTTTGCACGGTCGGCAAGGTACGAATTTCCGGCAACGACCACCGCCGCATTTTTCATAACCGTATCAATCTTTTTACTTAAAAACAATTTGAGCAGAGGATTTGAACTTTGATCATAATTATGAAAGATAGCATCGTCATAATCGACGATGTATTTTTTTCCAAAAAGTTTCAGCAGATATTCTGCAAAGGATGGTAGGTAAGGAAAGAGTTCTTTCTCAATGACTATTGTATCATAGTTCCCAACGGTGAATAATTTCAAAAATCTTTTTCCATAGCCCAAGACCGCTTCGACCAAAGTAGATTTTCCTGCATACAATTGCACCAGATAGTTTTCAATAAAGAGCGGACTTACCTCCACCTCAAATCCGGCCTTTTCCAAATAAGGGAAATACTGGAAACTTCGCAGTCTGCTGCTGCCCGCATTTCGGGAGTATTTGGTGAAGTAGAGAATTTTTGGGTGGGAAGGCATGGGTGATTTGTAATCGTGAATTGTGAATTGTGAATTGTGAATTGTGAATTGTGAATTTACTGTAAAATTATTCTATTTTTAATTTTTTGATTGCTTTAATGTAGGAATCTGCGGCGGACTCTAATGAGAAATAAGCCAGTGCCTGACTTCTAGTTTTTTCTCTGTCGGTTCTTTTCGCCTCCGTGATTAATTTAATGATTTCGGGTAATTGCTTTTGCAGACCGATTTGATGGTCGTAAAGATAGCAAGATTCAAAATGATGTAGTATATTTTCTGTATCTCCAATTCCTTTGCTGGCAACCACTGGAAGTCCTGTTAAAAGATATTCCCCCAATTTTATAGGAGCAACGCCCTGCATGCTGTAGGCAGGTTGGCGGAATGCAAAAGCCGCATCTGCTGCATTGAGGTATCCTGGGATTTGATCAATATTCACTTTTTTAATGATGATATCTTCTGTCTGCTCTTTTAATTGTGTTTTGGCAAATTCCGTATTTCCGGTGAGGATTAAAAATTGTGCGGGTTGTTTCTGACGGAAGACTCTGAAAATCCGCAACATCTCATCCAGTCCATATTGTGGCCCTAAGGATCCACAGTAAATCATCAGTATTTCCTCGTCGGAAATTGCTAAATACTTTCTAATTTTCACCCGGTCATTTGAATTGATACTAAATTGTGATGCATCTCTGCCATTGAATACGACGGAGAATTTGTCTTTAAACGGTTCTCCAATCGTCTGAAGGTGAATATCAATGGCTTTTTGAGAACGGGTTACAACAACATCCGCTCTTAAAAGCATTTTTTGTTCTATGCCTTTGAGCCATTGATATTGACGGCTCTCTTTTTTCAGTCCGGCAAAATCGACCCTTTCTTCTAAAGGCAGACCATCGGCATCAAAGATTATTTTGAAGTTCCTGTCTTTTATTTGATTAACCATGAAAGCCGGAAAAGTACTTCTTGGCACCACGATATCAATCTCATGTTTCTGAATATAAGAGGCTATTTTTTTTGAAGAAGTAAATAGCGTTAATAAACTGCCTAAAGATGCAATTGGTTTTTTAAGAATGGGAAATGCAGTATAATGAATACCCATTTCTAATGCTGAAGTTTTAATGGCATCAATTCTCGCTTCATCTGCCCAGGTAAACTGAATGACGTGAAAATTAATATTTTCTGTCTTAGCAATCTCTTGAAAAATGGGCATGAAAAGTCCTTCCATGTAGTTGGTTTGGGGACCATCCCAGGTGATGAAAAGGAGATTTTTAGGCATATTCTTTTATATATATTTCTTCTAAATTCTTGATATATTTTTCAATGGTAAACTCATCTTTTACATCATTAAAACCCTGAAATCCAATCAATTTTCTTTCTTGCTCACTTTTTGAAATAATCATTTCAAGTTTTGAATGCAATTCATCAATATCATTAGGATTAAACAACCAACCATTTTCACCGTTCTGCACAAATTCTGGAATTCCTCCTACATTAGAACACAAAACAGGAACTTGCTGAAACATTGCTTCAACCGCTGCGATACCAAATCCTTCAGAGAAAGATGGTAGAACAAACAAATCTGCAACTGCTAAAAATTCTGCAGGTTCCTCTTGAAAACCTACAAAAGCAACCCGATTAAAAATTTTTAATTCCTTGGCAAGTGTTTCCAAATTTGATCGTTCCCTTCCATCACCAACAACAACGAGTTTCATTTCGGTATTTTTCAATTTCGCAAAGGCTTTTAAAAGTGTTTGTACATTTTTTACCTTTTCTAAACGTCCTATATAAACCATTGTAAACGATTCTGAACTACTCTTGTTAAAAACAGTAGAAAAACTTACAGGGTTATAAACTACTATCCCTTTATAAGCAGTGATCTCACCAATTGTAATAAGATGAGTTTTAACGGATTTTGAAACGCAAATTACTTTATCTGCTAAACGATATACTGCAGAAAAAACCTTTTGGGCGATTGACGAATGATTGGGAATCCCGATTTCTTCACCGATAATCGTTTTTACGCCTGCTAATTTTGCAGCAATAATTCCATGAAAATTGGCTTCAGCTGCAGCAGTATGAACTACATCCGGTTTTATTTTTCGAATCAGTTTATAAAGACTAAAAATATTAGAAAGATTCCTGATGGAAAAATTACGGTTGAGAATATGAACCTCAAAATTTCTTTTTCGCAGGATTTTTTCTGCGCTGCCACCGAAACCTATCGCAGCAAAAATATATTGATGCTGTAAAAGTTCAGGTTTTTCGGTAAAACTGATATATTTTTTTTCCTGACCCCCGAAGTCTAATAACGTTGTAAGTCTTAAAATTTTCATTTAGTATTTAGAATTGATGGTTTTGTAAAAGTTAAGTCCATCTCAAGCTTTATAAATCATTCCTTTACTTACTTATACAATCTGACAACGTATAAAATATGTTTTAACTGAAATTAAAATAAGTAAACATAGTAGTAAAAAGAAGAAATATAATCAAAGTTTATTACGTTAATATTTTCCACGTTAGCATATAAAGATATTTACTAAAAAGTGAAGAATTGTTTAATCCCAATTTTTCGTAACGAATAATTAAATTATATTTCAAAATTTTCTTTAAATACGGAACGGTACGTTTCTCACTTGATGAATAATATTTTTTAGCAAACAATATTGATTCAGAACATGAAGCTACACTCATATTAGGCTTACCTTGTTTAGCTACTGAACCTTTATGAATTCTATAATTAACCGTTTCTATTTCAAAAAAATATACTTTAATGCCAGACTTTGTCAGGTTAAGCCACATTGTAATGTCTTCGAAAAGCAGAAAATCCTCATCGAATCCACCAACTAAATCTAAAACCTCTCTTTTTAAAAATATCGATGGAGCGATAATTTCATTTCGCTTTTTAAGGTTAAAATATTGTTCAGTTGCACTTTGACTAAAGAATTTTTTTTCTACAGGACTTGAAGCTATATAATTTATAATTTCAAAGTGATCGAGATAATATCTACTACAAGTCTGTAATGCTTTTATATCCTGATTATTTTTAATAAAATTTATATTAACCTCAATGCAATTTTCAATTAATGCATCATCACCCGCAATGAACTTTATCCAATCCCCTGATGAAGCTTTTAAACCACGGTTGCAGTTAGCAGGAATACCCGTATTTTTTTCTACTGTAATAAGTGTTGACTTTACAAATCGATCCTTATTTTGATCTAACCAATTTTTACAGATTTCAATCGTATTATCTTTAGATCCATCATCAGTAATAATAAGTTCTAAGTTTTGATAAGTTTGTATTCTTGTACTTTCTAAAGTTTCCAAAACATATTTTCCGGAATTATAGGTGATCACAATAATAGAAACCAAAGGACCTTGTTTCGTCTTAGAAATAGTTACATTATCCATTTTTTCGTTTTTTTAAATTGGTCCATGCCTCTTTCAGATTCAATCTTTTGTCCATTTCTTTAAATGAATAGGCACAGGAAATTGCAATTAAAACTATACCCAATAAATAAGACCAGGAACTAGGAAGTATTAAATTACAGATAAAACACAAGATACCCAACGACAATTGAATAAAAATCAGTTTAAAAAAAGTCTTCTTAAAAGAAAAACTATACAGTTTTTGAGAAATAAAATATACCTGTAATAGCACTAAAATATAACTGATCAGAAAAGAAATTCCCAAACCATCCAAACCAAATAACATATATCCTAGTATATTAAGCAATAACATATATCCATTTGAAACGAGTTCGCTCCAGAAAAACACTTTTGAAGCACCTTTAGCTAAAAACAAAAACCCAATGGCCCAACTTGCTGCTTTAAAATACATGCCCAGTGCTGCCCATTGAATCATTCCACTAATTGGTATAAATTTCGAAGAATACAATAAAATAACAGCCCAGTTGGCGAAAATCAAAAAGGCACAAAGAATAGGTCCAATGATTAAAAGTGCGGTTTCTGCCTGCTGACTTATGAGTTCATTCGCTTGTTTAGGATCTGTCGCAACTGCAGAAAGGCGTGGATAATAATCTGTACTCATTGCTGAAAAAATTAAACCAACATAACTTCCAACAATGGCGAAACCAGCGGTGTATAAACCTACATCTTCAAGACTACCAGTTTTACTGATATACGCACGAATTATGTAGGACGCCCCAACTGTAATCAATCCACTAAGACTTAACATAAAACCCATCTTTAACATGGATTTACCCTCATGAAGGGTGTCATTACGAGACACTTCGATGGGCTCTATTTTTAAACGGCGCGAATAAAACCAAGAAATCACAAGCGCCAATATCGACGAAACAATAATGGCAGGCACAATACCATCTATCCTGTAAAAATAATACAGAGGTGCTGAGATTAGTAAACCTAAAACAGAACCCAAAACGTTAGCCTTAGCCATTAATTTCAGCTTGCGCATCCCTTGCAGCAGAACTTTTTGACCAGAAGCCAACTGATTTAAAAGCAAGGTGACGGATAGCCATCGGAAAGCGAGCGTATAATCTTGATTACCGAAAGTATAATTGCTTAGATAAGGTGCTGCAATAAAAGTTAGAAATAATCCCAATAAACCGGTCATCCAAACCAAACGCCTCAAGACGGTAACCACTTTGGCAACACGCGAGTTTCTTCCAGTGGCGTGTGCCTCTGAGATATCACGGACTGCGCTGGTACCCAAACCGAAATTGGTAAGACTACCCAATAAACCCAACGCTGTGGTCAGTAGCCCAGCAATTCCCATTCCTGCTGGTCCTAAAAGTACTGCAATAACTTTAGAACGGATGATCTGCACAATAATATTAATCACTTGTACTCCTCCAAAAAGAGAAGTTGCTTTAAAAATTGTTCTGTAGCTGCTCTTTTGATTCATACTTTTTAAATAATATCTCTTTTCCAAGAAACATTCTCTTTAAGAACTTTGGCGGGCATTCCTCCAATCATTACACTATTACCATAAGTAGTATTGCCTACTTTTGAGCAACTGCTTACAATACAATTATTTCCAATAACGGAACCTTTTAATATATTACTATTATTAGCGATCCAAACATGATCACCAATAATTACGTCTTTTTGGTGACTTTTGTCATTAATGGTATGCCAATCAGAGTCTGTTATAAACACATCCCATGCACAAATAAAATCCTTACCAATTTCAATTTTTTTATTTGCCATAATCAAAGATTTCCCTGTTATTCCAGACGCAGATTCGATATCCTTTCCACCAAAAGATAATATCGCCTTATTAGCAACACTAATTCGCACACCTTCTCCCAGCATAAAATCACCATAAACATTTAAAACACCACCATCTGCAATAGATATAGTTATAGGTGATGAAGCGTATGCAAAAGGTGTAAGTGTTAATCTTCCATAAACATTAAATTGAGCATTCTTCCCTTTTTTAATTTCCAATTTTATCGAATTTCCTCTCACAACTATTCTACCGCCTCCTTCATCAATATTCCGACTATAAAATAATGAGAGAAATTCCCACACTACATAATTATAAGCTACTTTGGGATTTTCTAAAATATTTCTAATTATTTTACTTACTTTTTGCATTTTAATAATTATTAATAAGCTCAATTACTTTTTGAACTTCCTCCTCTTCCATGAATGGACTAATCGGCAAACTTAAAACCTCATTGTGAATTTTCTCGGTAATTGGAAAAGTAAGATGATTGTAATATTTATACGCTTTCTGCTTATGCGGCGGGATCGGATAGTGAATTAAAGTTTGAATGCCATTTTCTGTAAGATACTGTTGAAGTTCATCTCTCTTGTCGATTCTGATGACGAAAAGATGCCATACATGTTCTTTAGATGCTGCCGGCAAGTTTGGTAAAATAATTTTGGGATTGGTGATTCCTGCAATATATTTTTCTGCAATTTCGCGTCTTTTGCCGGTGTCGGTGTCGATATATTTCAATTTCACGTCTAAAACTGCTGCTTGTATTTCATCTAATCGGCTATTTAATCCTTGAAATTCATGCACATATTTTTCCTGAGATCCGTAATTCGCCAGACTTCTGATAATTTTTGCTAAAATAGGATCCTTGCACGTCACGGCACCACCATCTCCTAAGGCTCCTAGGTTTTTACCGGGATAAAAACTAAATCCTGCAGCATCACCTAAATTTCCAGATTTAATTCTGTTCCATTCTGCACCGATTGCCTGTGCATTATCTTCGATGATTTTCAAATTGTATTTTTTAGCCACAGCTTCCAGTTCTTCAGACCAGCAAATTTGACCATACAAATGAACCACCATAATGGCTTTGGTTTTCGGCGTAATAAGCGCTTCCAATTTAGCAATATCCAGATTATAGTTTCCAATCTCTGGTTCTGCAAAGACGGGCTTTAAGCGATTATCGGTGATGGCCAAAAGTGATGCGATATAGGTATTGGCAGGAACGATGACCTCATCCCCAACTTTCATTTGTCCCAATTCCAAATAAGCTCTGAAAATTAATCGAAGCGCATCTAACCCATTAGCAACTCCTATCGCATTTGGTGAACCAATATAAGTAGCTAAACTGGCTTCAAAGTTTTTCACTTCGTTACCCAAAAGATACCAACCGCTGCGGAAAACCTGCAAAAGCTTTTCTTCAATTTCCTGTTGATAAGCTAAATTTATTTTCTGTAGATCTAAAAACTTAATCATTTTTCTATATTTCTAATTTTGCGGGCAGGATTACCCACCCATAATTCATTATCCGGCACATTTTTAGTCACTACGCTTCCTGCGCCAATGAGCGAGTTTTCCCCAATGGTAAGTCCTCCTAATATGGTTGCGTTTGCACCAATACTTGCACCTTTCTTAACAAGTGTTTGCTGAAATTCATCAGGATATTGTTTTGAACGCGGATATCGATCGTTGGTAAAAGTGACGTTAGGACCTATGAAAACATGGTCTTCTATTCGTAAACCATCCCAGATTTGGACTCCAGGTTTTATAGTCACATTATTACCAATAACAACATCATTTTCAATAAAAACCTGACAGTTAATATTGCAATTATTGCCAATCACTGCTTGTTTTAAGATTACGGTGTATTGCCAGACAAAAGTATCTTTACCAATATTTTGAGTCTGCACATCAGACAAAGGGTGAATTTTACTCATTTCTATACTCTAAAAATTGAACGTAATCCCTCATGTAATCCTCTTCCGTATATTCCATAGAAGCCAGTACTAAACAAACACTTCCGCTGGAAAAATCTTTCATTTCCCGCCAGATTCCCGGTTTAATATGCAAAGCTTTGTTAGGATGGTTTAAAAAGACTTCTTTCTTATCTTTACCATCATCGAGTACAAAGGTAAAGGAACCACTTGCGGCAATAACGTATTGTTGAAGGTCGTAATGGCCGTGTCCCCCTCTTTCACTTCCCATTGGCACATCGTATAAATAATAGATACGCTTAATGTCAAAAGGCAGATTACCGCTATTTTCCATGACTGTGATATTGCCCGATTCATTATGAACAATAGGCAAGTCCACAATTTCACAATCGGCTATGGTAAACTTATGGCTCACTTTTTCATTGTTTTAAAATCATCGAAATCTCTAATATAATCTGCTTCACTATAATGCTGATCTGAAACTATCAACGCCAAAGAATTCGTAGAGAAATTTTCTATAGTACGCCACAGCATTTTGGGAATATACAAACCATAGTAAGAACGGTTTAAGGTAAATCTCTCTTCTTTTTCACCATCATTAAGTACAATATCAAAACTTCCAGAGAGTGCAATAATGAATTCCTTTTGCTCTTTAAAAGCATGACTTCCGCGCTGCTCTCCACCAGGAACATCGTAAATCCAATACGTTCTTGCAATTTCGAAAGGCAGTTGATTGGGATGCTCGAAGAAGGATAAATTTCCTCTGGGATCTACAATCTTTGGTAAGTTGATGATTTTTGCTTTCATTTAATTCTTACTATCCTATGAGCTCTATATAATTAACTAATCGTATTTTCTACAAATTGCTATTGTACTTTGTATATTTACTATAATGAACAATCTGAATTTTCCAATACTCCTTTGACGTCAAAAATAATCGCTTTCTCTTTTTTAAATTGCTCTATATCCAATTCTAAAAATTGTTGATGGGCAACGCCTAAGATAATAGCGTCAAATTTTTCAGTAGGAATTTCAGCAGTGCTTTCAATGCCGTATTCGTGTTGTACTTCTAATGAATTCGCCCACGGATCATAAGTGGTTAC is a window from the Kaistella flava (ex Peng et al. 2021) genome containing:
- a CDS encoding acyltransferase family protein — its product is MENKRYFDILQIYRGIASLLVVVHHSYASFEHYLKLDNAALAFIASVGKLGVDFFFVLSGFIIAYTTYNYRGQTGYLKKYTFNRVIRIYVPYLPVSFAMILLYFLFPGSSNSDRSMSLLTSVLLIPDGNPALSVAWTLVFEMFFYLMYSLNFFSKKLWYVILIVWLLGIIGTSISHLIFEHPFLKLIFNLYNLEFIMGVMVAYLIKMNLVKTDRKWFVIFPIVLFLIFLYLKYAAINLFPFSLNLIFALSAAGFVYVGIKYFTKKIPENNVWMLLGNSSYSLYLLHNPLQSMLVRVMPAADHQIVLLFELFIVIFLCCLISYFYYLIFEKHVMTFIKNKFEKYVA
- a CDS encoding glycosyltransferase family 4 protein codes for the protein MPSHPKILYFTKYSRNAGSSRLRSFQYFPYLEKAGFEVEVSPLFIENYLVQLYAGKSTLVEAVLGYGKRFLKLFTVGNYDTIVIEKELFPYLPSFAEYLLKLFGKKYIVDYDDAIFHNYDQSSNPLLKLFLSKKIDTVMKNAAVVVAGNSYLADRAKKAGAQKIEIIPTVIDLERYPFQVKKESEKFVIGWIGTKSTFEKHLLPQRNWIIKLQEDATIEFHIVGITEDMNLGKNVKYIPWTEETEVEHIRQFDMGIMPLQDSLWEKGKCSYKIIQYFACSIPAIASPVGMNNEVINEGENGFLVNGEKEWLEKIKYLKTNIEERNRMGQKGREEVEGKFSLQATSKKWKEILERTNK
- a CDS encoding glycosyltransferase, whose translation is MPKNLLFITWDGPQTNYMEGLFMPIFQEIAKTENINFHVIQFTWADEARIDAIKTSALEMGIHYTAFPILKKPIASLGSLLTLFTSSKKIASYIQKHEIDIVVPRSTFPAFMVNQIKDRNFKIIFDADGLPLEERVDFAGLKKESRQYQWLKGIEQKMLLRADVVVTRSQKAIDIHLQTIGEPFKDKFSVVFNGRDASQFSINSNDRVKIRKYLAISDEEILMIYCGSLGPQYGLDEMLRIFRVFRQKQPAQFLILTGNTEFAKTQLKEQTEDIIIKKVNIDQIPGYLNAADAAFAFRQPAYSMQGVAPIKLGEYLLTGLPVVASKGIGDTENILHHFESCYLYDHQIGLQKQLPEIIKLITEAKRTDREKTRSQALAYFSLESAADSYIKAIKKLKIE
- a CDS encoding glycosyltransferase family 4 protein — translated: MKILRLTTLLDFGGQEKKYISFTEKPELLQHQYIFAAIGFGGSAEKILRKRNFEVHILNRNFSIRNLSNIFSLYKLIRKIKPDVVHTAAAEANFHGIIAAKLAGVKTIIGEEIGIPNHSSIAQKVFSAVYRLADKVICVSKSVKTHLITIGEITAYKGIVVYNPVSFSTVFNKSSSESFTMVYIGRLEKVKNVQTLLKAFAKLKNTEMKLVVVGDGRERSNLETLAKELKIFNRVAFVGFQEEPAEFLAVADLFVLPSFSEGFGIAAVEAMFQQVPVLCSNVGGIPEFVQNGENGWLFNPNDIDELHSKLEMIISKSEQERKLIGFQGFNDVKDEFTIEKYIKNLEEIYIKEYA
- a CDS encoding glycosyltransferase family 2 protein — encoded protein: MDNVTISKTKQGPLVSIIVITYNSGKYVLETLESTRIQTYQNLELIITDDGSKDNTIEICKNWLDQNKDRFVKSTLITVEKNTGIPANCNRGLKASSGDWIKFIAGDDALIENCIEVNINFIKNNQDIKALQTCSRYYLDHFEIINYIASSPVEKKFFSQSATEQYFNLKKRNEIIAPSIFLKREVLDLVGGFDEDFLLFEDITMWLNLTKSGIKVYFFEIETVNYRIHKGSVAKQGKPNMSVASCSESILFAKKYYSSSEKRTVPYLKKILKYNLIIRYEKLGLNNSSLFSKYLYMLTWKILT
- a CDS encoding O-antigen translocase; the protein is MNQKSSYRTIFKATSLFGGVQVINIIVQIIRSKVIAVLLGPAGMGIAGLLTTALGLLGSLTNFGLGTSAVRDISEAHATGRNSRVAKVVTVLRRLVWMTGLLGLFLTFIAAPYLSNYTFGNQDYTLAFRWLSVTLLLNQLASGQKVLLQGMRKLKLMAKANVLGSVLGLLISAPLYYFYRIDGIVPAIIVSSILALVISWFYSRRLKIEPIEVSRNDTLHEGKSMLKMGFMLSLSGLITVGASYIIRAYISKTGSLEDVGLYTAGFAIVGSYVGLIFSAMSTDYYPRLSAVATDPKQANELISQQAETALLIIGPILCAFLIFANWAVILLYSSKFIPISGMIQWAALGMYFKAASWAIGFLFLAKGASKVFFWSELVSNGYMLLLNILGYMLFGLDGLGISFLISYILVLLQVYFISQKLYSFSFKKTFFKLIFIQLSLGILCFICNLILPSSWSYLLGIVLIAISCAYSFKEMDKRLNLKEAWTNLKKRKNG
- a CDS encoding acyltransferase, yielding MQKVSKIIRNILENPKVAYNYVVWEFLSLFYSRNIDEGGGRIVVRGNSIKLEIKKGKNAQFNVYGRLTLTPFAYASSPITISIADGGVLNVYGDFMLGEGVRISVANKAILSFGGKDIESASGITGKSLIMANKKIEIGKDFICAWDVFITDSDWHTINDKSHQKDVIIGDHVWIANNSNILKGSVIGNNCIVSSCSKVGNTTYGNSVMIGGMPAKVLKENVSWKRDII
- a CDS encoding DegT/DnrJ/EryC1/StrS family aminotransferase, which translates into the protein MIKFLDLQKINLAYQQEIEEKLLQVFRSGWYLLGNEVKNFEASLATYIGSPNAIGVANGLDALRLIFRAYLELGQMKVGDEVIVPANTYIASLLAITDNRLKPVFAEPEIGNYNLDIAKLEALITPKTKAIMVVHLYGQICWSEELEAVAKKYNLKIIEDNAQAIGAEWNRIKSGNLGDAAGFSFYPGKNLGALGDGGAVTCKDPILAKIIRSLANYGSQEKYVHEFQGLNSRLDEIQAAVLDVKLKYIDTDTGKRREIAEKYIAGITNPKIILPNLPAASKEHVWHLFVIRIDKRDELQQYLTENGIQTLIHYPIPPHKQKAYKYYNHLTFPITEKIHNEVLSLPISPFMEEEEVQKVIELINNY
- a CDS encoding acyltransferase, whose translation is MSKIHPLSDVQTQNIGKDTFVWQYTVILKQAVIGNNCNINCQVFIENDVVIGNNVTIKPGVQIWDGLRIEDHVFIGPNVTFTNDRYPRSKQYPDEFQQTLVKKGASIGANATILGGLTIGENSLIGAGSVVTKNVPDNELWVGNPARKIRNIEK
- a CDS encoding sugar 3,4-ketoisomerase; protein product: MENSGNLPFDIKRIYYLYDVPMGSERGGHGHYDLQQYVIAASGSFTFVLDDGKDKKEVFLNHPNKALHIKPGIWREMKDFSSGSVCLVLASMEYTEEDYMRDYVQFLEYRNE
- a CDS encoding sugar 3,4-ketoisomerase yields the protein MKAKIINLPKIVDPRGNLSFFEHPNQLPFEIARTYWIYDVPGGEQRGSHAFKEQKEFIIALSGSFDIVLNDGEKEERFTLNRSYYGLYIPKMLWRTIENFSTNSLALIVSDQHYSEADYIRDFDDFKTMKK